From a single Nostoc edaphicum CCNP1411 genomic region:
- a CDS encoding tetratricopeptide repeat protein — protein MLKNKNILVAAIICLCLSNGNTVFGKNFGVVLSKIPNSNQAALPQNKNAVANFERGANLQTQGDLKGAEAAFRKAIELEPKFIQAYIALGNTLDDQGKLQEAIAQYNKAISLDPKYPQAHFHLGNALYDQGKLQEAIAQYNQAISFHPKYADAHYYLGNALYAQGKPTEAVAEYTAAIAFNPKNSAAYNALGNALYAQGQLEEAIAQYKKAISFAPKYADAHYNLASALYAQGKPTEAIAEYTQAIRLDPKHAQAYTGLANAMDDQGKPQEAIAHYKKAISLVPNDAYAYYNLGVTLGRQGQLEEAIFNFKKARELFQAEENKEMLEQVDQLIQKLTQ, from the coding sequence ATGCTGAAAAACAAGAATATACTGGTAGCAGCTATTATCTGCTTGTGTTTGAGTAATGGGAATACTGTCTTTGGTAAAAATTTTGGCGTTGTTTTATCAAAAATTCCAAACTCAAATCAAGCAGCACTTCCTCAGAACAAAAACGCAGTTGCTAACTTCGAGCGAGGAGCCAATCTCCAAACACAAGGAGATTTAAAAGGAGCAGAGGCAGCTTTTCGGAAAGCAATTGAACTAGAACCAAAATTTATCCAAGCTTACATTGCTTTGGGAAATACTCTCGACGATCAAGGCAAACTCCAAGAAGCGATCGCACAATATAATAAAGCCATCAGCCTTGATCCTAAGTATCCTCAAGCCCACTTTCACTTAGGAAATGCACTGTACGATCAAGGCAAACTCCAAGAAGCGATCGCCCAATATAATCAAGCTATTAGCTTCCATCCCAAGTATGCAGACGCTCACTATTACTTAGGGAACGCTTTGTATGCTCAAGGAAAACCAACAGAAGCAGTCGCCGAATATACAGCAGCCATTGCCTTCAATCCGAAAAATTCAGCCGCTTATAACGCCTTGGGAAATGCTCTGTACGCTCAAGGGCAACTAGAAGAAGCGATCGCTCAGTACAAAAAAGCCATAAGTTTCGCTCCCAAGTATGCAGACGCTCACTATAATTTAGCAAGTGCTTTATACGCTCAAGGAAAACCAACAGAAGCAATCGCTGAATATACCCAAGCGATTCGCCTTGATCCGAAACATGCACAAGCTTACACAGGTTTGGCAAATGCGATGGACGATCAAGGCAAACCACAAGAAGCGATCGCACATTACAAAAAAGCCATTAGCCTCGTACCCAACGATGCTTATGCTTACTATAATTTGGGCGTCACTTTGGGAAGGCAAGGACAACTAGAAGAAGCGATTTTCAATTTCAAAAAAGCCAGAGAGTTATTCCAAGCAGAGGAAAACAAGGAGATGCTTGAGCAAGTTGATCAGCTAATCCAAAAATTAACGCAATAA
- the cobA gene encoding uroporphyrinogen-III C-methyltransferase, with the protein MTNNRGKVYLVGAGPGDAAYLTVKAYNLLATAQVLVYDALVDAQLLQCVPDDCLKLDVGKRGGKPSTTQAEINKLLVKHCLQGKQVVRLKSGDPLIFGRCASEIEALKASGCDFELVPGISSALAAPLLAGIPLTDPVLSRCFAVFTAHEPEVLDWEALSRLETLVILMGGQHLPEIVHKLLRHGRSHLTPIAIIRWAGTPDQQIWTAQLGNILEQTTGLSLSPAVIVIGEVVGLRKYLQPEKIDCQDSTTAKTSSLPVMSSNFFLSPLPLTGKTILVTRSVGQSSQFSDRLIASGATVIEMPTLEIGPPSSWEALDDAIAHLSDFDWLILTSTNGIDYFFERLTAQGKDARALAGVKIAVVGEKTAQGLKQRSLQADFIPPNFIADSLVEKFPEKLDGKKVLFPRVESGGREILVQELTLKGAKVIEVAAYQSCCPNGIPDAAKLALQNRKVDVITFASSKTVQFFCQLTNNIFSNNSDPSQLLEGVCIASIGPQTSKTCHSLFGRVDIEAEEYTLDGLTQALITWATNS; encoded by the coding sequence ATGACCAATAACAGAGGTAAAGTCTACCTCGTAGGTGCTGGGCCTGGAGATGCGGCATACCTAACAGTAAAAGCTTACAATCTTTTAGCTACGGCTCAGGTGTTAGTCTACGATGCTTTAGTAGATGCTCAATTATTGCAGTGCGTACCAGATGATTGCCTAAAGTTAGATGTCGGCAAACGCGGTGGCAAACCCAGTACAACCCAAGCAGAGATTAACAAGTTACTGGTAAAACACTGTCTGCAAGGAAAACAAGTTGTACGACTCAAATCAGGTGATCCGTTGATTTTTGGGCGTTGCGCTTCCGAAATTGAAGCGTTGAAAGCATCAGGTTGTGATTTTGAACTAGTACCAGGAATTTCCTCAGCCCTTGCAGCACCTTTGTTAGCAGGAATTCCCCTGACAGATCCAGTTTTAAGCCGCTGTTTTGCAGTATTTACAGCTCACGAACCAGAGGTTTTAGACTGGGAGGCACTGTCACGCTTAGAGACACTGGTAATTTTGATGGGAGGGCAACATCTACCAGAGATTGTACATAAACTGCTGCGACACGGGCGATCGCACTTAACACCCATTGCGATCATCCGTTGGGCAGGAACTCCCGATCAACAAATTTGGACAGCGCAACTGGGCAATATTTTGGAACAAACCACCGGATTATCCCTTTCTCCGGCGGTAATTGTGATTGGCGAAGTTGTTGGGCTACGCAAGTACTTACAACCTGAGAAAATAGATTGTCAGGATTCAACTACAGCCAAAACTTCTAGCCTCCCTGTTATGTCAAGCAACTTCTTCCTCTCTCCCCTTCCCCTTACTGGTAAAACAATCTTGGTAACACGTTCAGTTGGCCAGTCGAGTCAATTTAGCGATCGCCTCATCGCATCAGGTGCAACAGTCATCGAAATGCCTACCTTAGAAATCGGCCCACCTTCCAGTTGGGAAGCTTTGGATGATGCGATCGCTCATTTATCTGACTTCGACTGGTTAATTCTCACTTCTACCAACGGCATAGACTACTTTTTTGAAAGGCTAACCGCCCAAGGTAAAGATGCCCGGGCCTTAGCTGGCGTCAAAATTGCCGTCGTTGGTGAGAAAACAGCCCAAGGTCTTAAACAACGCTCTCTCCAAGCAGATTTTATTCCCCCCAACTTTATTGCCGATTCTTTAGTGGAAAAATTTCCAGAGAAACTGGATGGTAAAAAGGTTTTATTTCCCAGAGTTGAAAGCGGCGGAAGAGAAATTTTGGTTCAGGAATTAACTCTCAAGGGAGCAAAGGTGATAGAAGTTGCGGCATATCAATCTTGTTGCCCTAATGGTATTCCAGATGCGGCAAAGTTAGCTCTCCAAAACCGCAAGGTAGATGTGATTACTTTTGCTAGTTCTAAAACTGTACAATTTTTCTGTCAACTTACTAACAATATATTTTCCAACAACTCTGATCCTAGCCAATTATTAGAAGGAGTTTGTATTGCCTCTATCGGCCCCCAAACCTCCAAAACTTGCCATTCTTTATTTGGGCGTGTGGACATAGAAGCTGAAGAATATACTTTAGACGGTTTAACCCAAGCACTGATCACATGGGCAACCAATTCTTAG
- the coaE gene encoding dephospho-CoA kinase (Dephospho-CoA kinase (CoaE) performs the final step in coenzyme A biosynthesis.), with protein sequence MTKRIIGLTGGIATGKTTVTNYLASAYNLPILDADIYARDAVSLGSPILGAIAQRYGEQILLPDGSLNRQKLGEVIFNRQDERNWIDDLIHPYVRDRFLTAIAQSSSQTLVLVVPLLFEAGMTDLVTEIWVVHCSQEQQLQRLIQRNHLNREQAEARINSQLSIEEKVAHADVVLDNSSTLELLLKQVDIVLKARSGD encoded by the coding sequence ATGACAAAACGCATAATCGGCTTAACTGGCGGTATTGCTACAGGCAAAACCACCGTCACAAATTATTTGGCTAGCGCTTATAACCTGCCGATTTTGGATGCAGATATTTATGCTAGAGACGCAGTATCTTTAGGTTCGCCGATTCTGGGTGCGATCGCTCAACGTTACGGCGAACAAATTTTACTACCAGATGGTAGCCTCAACCGCCAAAAGCTAGGCGAAGTTATCTTTAATCGTCAAGATGAACGCAACTGGATAGATGATTTGATTCATCCTTATGTGCGCGATCGCTTCCTCACAGCAATTGCCCAATCTTCCTCACAAACACTGGTGTTAGTAGTGCCTCTATTATTTGAAGCGGGAATGACTGATTTGGTTACAGAAATTTGGGTAGTGCATTGTTCCCAAGAGCAACAACTACAAAGATTGATACAAAGAAACCATTTAAATAGAGAACAGGCAGAAGCCAGGATCAACAGCCAATTATCTATCGAAGAAAAAGTTGCTCATGCAGATGTCGTTTTAGATAACTCCTCTACCCTAGAATTACTACTGAAACAGGTAGATATAGTCCTAAAAGCCAGGAGTGGAGACTAA
- a CDS encoding DOPA 4,5-dioxygenase family protein has product MKEDTIEIAGFHAHVYFDTASRDVAAHVREEVGARFDVQLGRWFDKPIGPHPKGMYQVAFLPNQFDKVVPWLMLNREGLDILVHPETGDAVADHAEHSLWLGKKLDLNIEFLRQPSSTLSN; this is encoded by the coding sequence ATGAAAGAAGATACTATCGAGATCGCTGGTTTTCATGCTCATGTTTACTTTGATACCGCAAGTCGGGATGTAGCTGCGCATGTACGGGAAGAAGTGGGTGCTAGATTTGACGTGCAACTTGGACGCTGGTTTGACAAGCCCATCGGGCCGCACCCAAAAGGAATGTATCAAGTTGCTTTCTTACCAAACCAGTTTGATAAAGTCGTTCCCTGGTTAATGCTCAATCGTGAGGGATTGGATATTCTCGTCCACCCTGAAACAGGCGATGCTGTAGCAGACCATGCCGAGCATTCTCTATGGTTAGGAAAAAAGCTAGATTTGAATATTGAGTTTCTTCGACAGCCTAGTTCTACTTTATCCAATTAA